The following are encoded together in the Desulfotomaculum sp. genome:
- a CDS encoding DNA-binding protein has translation MVRMRTINQAIREIKQVDPGSCVSEWWLRKLVKSGNLKSHRAGNKFLLDMDYLDEYLKNPPTTDKPELQTGILRRVQ, from the coding sequence ATGGTAAGGATGAGAACGATCAACCAAGCTATTAGGGAAATCAAACAAGTAGATCCCGGAAGCTGCGTTTCTGAGTGGTGGCTCCGTAAATTAGTTAAGTCTGGAAATTTAAAATCCCATAGGGCTGGGAATAAATTCTTGCTTGACATGGACTATCTTGATGAATACCTTAAAAACCCGCCAACTACAGACAAACCCGAACTGCAAACCGGTATCCTGAGGCGGGTACAATAG